Proteins co-encoded in one Bremerella sp. TYQ1 genomic window:
- a CDS encoding phosphate ABC transporter substrate-binding protein: MSRISVVLLTAVVAIGCGRSSSTEKLTITGSSTVAPLVSEIAKRYEAAHPGVQIDVQTGGTGKGIADVRQGIAGIGMASRNLKPDEDDLTAHALASDGVGMIVHAENGVGELTQAQILQIYRNEVNNWQELGGENLPIQVVHKAEGRATLEVFLNHFQIENPSIQPDVIVGHNEQGIKTVAGARGSIGYVSIGTAEANIEAGVPIKLLPLEGIEATTETVASGSFPMSRPLLLITQGELTPVAADFLKFAQSEEVHDLIRENYFVPSAR, translated from the coding sequence ATGTCTCGAATTAGCGTCGTGCTGTTGACGGCTGTCGTTGCGATTGGATGTGGGCGATCCTCTTCGACCGAGAAACTGACAATCACCGGTTCCAGCACTGTGGCCCCGCTTGTTTCTGAAATTGCCAAGCGGTACGAAGCGGCCCATCCTGGGGTGCAAATCGATGTTCAGACCGGCGGCACCGGCAAGGGCATTGCCGACGTACGGCAAGGGATCGCTGGCATTGGGATGGCAAGCCGCAACTTGAAACCGGATGAAGACGACCTGACCGCGCATGCGCTGGCCAGCGATGGCGTGGGGATGATTGTCCATGCCGAGAACGGTGTCGGCGAACTGACGCAGGCACAGATTCTTCAAATCTATCGCAATGAAGTGAATAACTGGCAGGAACTGGGGGGCGAGAATCTTCCGATTCAAGTCGTGCATAAAGCGGAAGGACGTGCGACACTGGAAGTGTTTCTCAACCACTTCCAAATCGAAAATCCCAGCATTCAACCTGACGTGATTGTGGGGCACAACGAACAAGGCATCAAAACGGTTGCCGGCGCCCGCGGATCGATCGGTTACGTTTCGATCGGAACGGCCGAAGCCAACATCGAAGCAGGCGTGCCGATCAAGCTGCTTCCGCTGGAGGGCATCGAAGCGACTACGGAAACGGTCGCCTCCGGTTCGTTCCCCATGAGTCGTCCGCTGCTGCTGATCACCCAAGGCGAGCTGACTCCTGTGGCGGCTGATTTTCTGAAATTCGCTCAGTCCGAAGAGGTGCACGACCTGATCAGGGAGAATTATTTTGTCCCGTCCGCTCGCTGA
- the pstC gene encoding phosphate ABC transporter permease subunit PstC, with protein MSRPLADRWLSFTTSAAAFVAGSVVLLVLTFLLQEAWPALSRIGLTRFVTDDGWYPSSDRFNFLPMLTATLLTTAGAVAIAAPLGIGSAIFSQFYAPAMLSAWYRRLVQLLAGIPSVVYGLWGLVVLVPIMAQLGGTGQGLLTATTVLALMILPTVALTAEVALAAVPPEQLQGAAALGLGRWAIAKGVAMPSARRGIGAGVMLATARALGETMAVLMVAGNVVAMPTSLTGPVRTLTANIASEMAYASADHRSVLFVSGLLLMAAVGVIVLGVEWLRRRHDA; from the coding sequence TTGTCCCGTCCGCTCGCTGATCGGTGGCTCAGCTTCACGACATCGGCCGCCGCGTTTGTTGCCGGCTCGGTCGTTTTGTTGGTGCTGACCTTTTTGCTACAGGAAGCATGGCCGGCGTTATCTCGAATTGGTCTCACCCGTTTTGTTACCGACGATGGTTGGTACCCTTCGTCGGACCGGTTCAATTTTCTACCGATGCTCACCGCAACGCTGCTGACTACGGCGGGGGCTGTGGCGATCGCCGCGCCCCTGGGAATTGGGTCGGCGATCTTCAGCCAGTTTTACGCCCCGGCGATGCTTTCCGCGTGGTATCGACGCCTGGTACAACTGCTCGCTGGTATTCCTTCGGTCGTGTATGGGTTGTGGGGGTTGGTCGTTTTGGTCCCGATCATGGCTCAGCTCGGCGGAACCGGACAGGGACTTCTGACAGCAACAACAGTGTTGGCGTTGATGATTTTGCCCACGGTTGCCCTAACGGCTGAAGTTGCGTTAGCCGCCGTTCCGCCGGAACAACTTCAAGGAGCCGCCGCGCTAGGGCTTGGCCGCTGGGCGATTGCCAAAGGTGTCGCCATGCCATCGGCTCGTCGCGGAATCGGGGCTGGCGTGATGCTGGCCACCGCACGCGCATTAGGCGAAACGATGGCCGTATTGATGGTGGCGGGCAACGTGGTGGCAATGCCAACTTCGTTGACGGGTCCGGTACGCACACTCACCGCGAACATCGCCAGTGAAATGGCCTACGCTTCGGCCGATCATCGTTCGGTACTGTTCGTCAGTGGTTTGCTGCTGATGGCTGCGGTCGGCGTCATTGTGCTTGGCGTGGAATGGCTGCGAAGGAGGCACGATGCTTAA
- the pstA gene encoding phosphate ABC transporter permease PstA, producing MLNARSKEQLAGILLGGIALLIVAVLAWILIDIAWRGWSHLSWEFLTGEVEASGKQGGIAPLIVSTLAILGVAFVVAVPLSLAAAIWLVEHTRTNSTAGRWIRVSLDALAAVPSIVFGLFGNAFFCVLLGMEYSILSGGLTLACMLLPIVTRVSEEALRAVPHEYRLGAAAVGLSRSTTLFRILLPAAAPAMAAGVVLGIGRALAETAALIFTAGTVTRMPTSVMDSGRSLSVHVYEVAMNVPGGDYAAYATALVLVGLLLVINATAVGLIRLATPDGKGLSSR from the coding sequence ATGCTTAACGCGCGCAGCAAAGAACAACTCGCAGGCATTCTGCTTGGCGGCATCGCACTGCTGATTGTCGCGGTGTTGGCTTGGATTTTGATCGATATCGCCTGGCGGGGCTGGTCGCATTTATCGTGGGAATTTCTGACCGGCGAAGTCGAAGCCTCCGGCAAGCAAGGAGGCATCGCGCCGCTGATCGTTTCGACGCTGGCGATCTTGGGGGTCGCATTCGTCGTCGCGGTGCCGCTTTCGTTGGCCGCGGCAATTTGGCTGGTCGAACATACTCGCACCAACTCGACGGCCGGGCGTTGGATTCGAGTCAGTCTCGACGCGCTGGCTGCGGTGCCGTCGATTGTGTTTGGCTTGTTCGGCAACGCATTTTTCTGCGTGCTGTTGGGAATGGAGTATTCGATTTTAAGTGGTGGGCTAACGCTTGCTTGCATGCTGCTGCCAATTGTGACGCGAGTCAGTGAAGAAGCCTTACGAGCGGTACCGCACGAATATCGACTAGGGGCCGCCGCCGTCGGTTTAAGTCGCTCGACGACCCTGTTTCGGATCTTGCTTCCCGCGGCGGCGCCGGCCATGGCGGCAGGCGTGGTTTTAGGAATCGGCCGGGCGCTTGCTGAAACGGCCGCGTTGATCTTCACCGCGGGAACCGTCACGCGGATGCCGACGTCGGTGATGGACTCAGGCCGTTCGCTGAGCGTGCATGTGTACGAAGTCGCGATGAACGTCCCAGGCGGAGACTATGCGGCTTACGCCACCGCGCTGGTGCTCGTTGGTTTGCTGTTGGTGATCAATGCGACCGCCGTCGGCTTGATCCGTTTGGCCACGCCAGATGGGAAAGGACTTTCCTCACGATGA
- a CDS encoding phosphate ABC transporter ATP-binding protein, whose protein sequence is MIRTEALSVHYRNITAVRDVTLAVPQGHVTAIVGPSGCGKSSFLAVLNRMTDWIDGASVSGRVMIDDQDIYSADVDPSQLRRRVGMIFQKPNPFPLSVRQNIQLALREHGERRKSELDRIMEEVLADVGLWDEVKDRLDRPALQLSGGQQQRLCLARALALQPETLLMDEPCSALDPIASAKVEQLIEGLRRRYTVLIVTHNLAQARRIADDVAVFWVCDGAGQMIEFGTAEKVFAGPDNRTAAAYLSGIQG, encoded by the coding sequence ATGATTCGCACCGAAGCTTTGAGCGTACATTACCGAAACATCACCGCTGTACGTGACGTGACGTTGGCGGTTCCGCAAGGACATGTCACCGCGATCGTTGGGCCATCTGGCTGCGGCAAAAGCAGCTTCCTGGCGGTACTCAACCGTATGACCGACTGGATCGATGGCGCGTCGGTCAGCGGACGTGTGATGATCGACGACCAGGACATTTACAGCGCGGACGTCGATCCTTCGCAGCTGCGGCGTCGCGTGGGAATGATCTTCCAAAAACCGAACCCGTTCCCCCTTTCCGTCCGACAGAACATTCAGCTAGCCCTGAGAGAACATGGCGAGCGACGCAAGTCAGAGCTGGACCGGATAATGGAGGAAGTCTTAGCCGATGTCGGTTTGTGGGACGAAGTCAAGGATCGGCTTGATCGCCCTGCCCTGCAGCTTTCCGGCGGCCAACAACAGCGGCTCTGCTTGGCACGAGCATTGGCTTTGCAGCCAGAAACGCTCTTGATGGACGAGCCATGCAGTGCGCTCGACCCGATTGCCTCGGCCAAAGTGGAACAGCTGATCGAAGGCCTTCGTCGGCGTTATACGGTGCTGATTGTGACCCATAACCTGGCCCAGGCACGTCGAATTGCGGACGACGTGGCGGTCTTTTGGGTGTGCGACGGGGCGGGTCAGATGATCGAGTTTGGCACCGCCGAAAAGGTGTTTGCGGGGCCGGATAATCGGACCGCGGCGGCCTATTTAAGTGGGATTCAGGGGTAA
- a CDS encoding DEAD/DEAH box helicase yields MKFTDIGLAEPFQRALAKLKYETASPIQAEAIPVILNGKDLIGCAQTGTGKTAAFALPMLHRLLETLPPREPTPRVKGKRMSNKFQGPPRPLRALVLAPTRELAAQIGESLKKYGGATPLKHTVVFGGVSQNPQVRDLRWGVDTLVATPGRLLDLMNQGHINLSQLEILCFDEADQMLDMGFLPALKKIVAAVPDDRQTVMFSATMPPEIRQLAEKWLTNPVSVQVAAVAAPAERIKQSVHFVDKRQKSALLSRYLQDTPRSRTLVFVRTKYDCDKIVRLLEKDGMRAAAIHSNKSQSVRSRTLAQFKSKRPPVLVATDIAARGLDVNDVSHVVNFDLPETPETYVHRIGRTARAGAEGVAVSFCAGGERRLLKQIEQLTRVSIPVEPALEGFETTDPIPREDSGRRDSRGRGPRGGGGGGGKRRFGSKPGGSKPGKKPRRFGTNAKSDERSGEDRPPKREKPATASRFGNKKKPNRLGSKPASGQQAKQKRRRPAPAKG; encoded by the coding sequence ATGAAATTTACTGACATCGGACTGGCCGAACCTTTTCAGCGTGCTTTGGCGAAACTGAAGTACGAAACGGCCTCGCCGATTCAAGCGGAAGCCATTCCCGTGATCCTGAATGGGAAAGACCTGATCGGTTGCGCCCAAACAGGCACCGGCAAAACGGCTGCTTTCGCGTTGCCGATGCTGCATCGCTTGCTGGAAACGCTGCCACCTCGTGAGCCCACCCCACGAGTCAAGGGAAAGCGAATGTCGAACAAGTTCCAAGGGCCACCTCGTCCGCTGCGAGCGTTGGTGTTGGCCCCAACGCGCGAACTTGCCGCACAAATCGGCGAGAGCCTGAAGAAGTACGGCGGTGCGACTCCTTTGAAGCATACCGTTGTGTTCGGTGGCGTTTCGCAGAACCCTCAAGTGCGCGATCTTCGCTGGGGTGTCGATACGTTGGTCGCCACGCCGGGCCGTTTGCTCGACCTGATGAACCAGGGCCACATCAATCTTTCGCAGCTGGAAATCCTCTGCTTCGACGAAGCGGACCAGATGCTCGACATGGGCTTTCTGCCGGCGCTTAAGAAGATTGTTGCCGCGGTACCTGACGATCGCCAGACGGTGATGTTCTCGGCGACTATGCCTCCAGAGATTCGCCAGTTGGCCGAAAAATGGCTGACCAATCCAGTCTCGGTGCAAGTTGCTGCGGTGGCAGCCCCGGCCGAACGGATCAAGCAGTCGGTCCACTTTGTCGACAAGCGACAAAAGTCGGCGCTGCTGTCGCGTTACCTGCAAGACACGCCACGCAGCCGCACGCTGGTGTTCGTTCGCACCAAGTATGACTGCGACAAGATTGTCCGATTGCTGGAAAAGGATGGCATGCGTGCCGCCGCGATTCACAGCAACAAAAGCCAAAGCGTTCGCAGCCGCACGCTCGCTCAATTTAAGAGCAAGCGTCCTCCGGTTCTCGTCGCGACCGACATCGCGGCCCGTGGTTTGGATGTGAACGATGTTTCCCACGTGGTCAACTTCGACCTGCCGGAAACGCCGGAGACGTACGTCCACCGCATCGGCCGCACCGCGCGTGCTGGGGCGGAAGGAGTAGCCGTTTCGTTCTGTGCCGGGGGCGAACGCCGCCTGCTCAAGCAGATCGAACAGCTGACGCGCGTTTCGATTCCTGTCGAACCGGCGCTGGAAGGTTTCGAGACAACCGATCCGATTCCACGTGAAGACTCCGGTCGCCGCGATAGTCGTGGGCGCGGACCACGTGGTGGCGGCGGTGGTGGCGGTAAGCGACGCTTTGGCAGCAAGCCCGGCGGAAGCAAACCAGGCAAGAAGCCACGTCGTTTCGGTACCAACGCCAAGTCGGACGAACGCAGCGGCGAAGATCGTCCTCCGAAGCGTGAAAAGCCAGCCACGGCCAGCCGCTTTGGCAATAAGAAGAAGCCGAATCGCTTGGGCAGCAAGCCAGCTTCCGGCCAACAGGCCAAGCAAAAGCGACGCCGACCGGCACCTGCCAAGGGTTAA
- a CDS encoding choice-of-anchor I family protein, translating into MKLLSVSGAILASLMLAGTAFAGPLDFLFGTPALEEAWRYTAAGGEGASEIAAFDASTQKVFVTNAVDGTVDVLDASTGSLLEQIEAGDVNSVACYEGLVAIAIAAEETGVRGKVMLVDANNYSILAEPEAGFLPDMVTFTPNGRYVLVANEGEPNDDYDVDPVGSISIIDVRKPGNPKVFEAGFESFNGDEAALKAAGVRIFGPGASVAQDLEPEYIAVSADSRTAYVSCQENNAVAVVSISAKKVLSVNPLGYKDHTLAENAMDASNRDEGINIQTWPTKGMYQPDAISSTRFLGFTLIASANEGDARDYDGFSEEERVKDLVLDEEAFPDAELLQEDENLGRLNSTLATGDLDGDGDHDEIYSYGARSFSLWLFTPFGETIQIYDSGNDFETITAALVPDYFNSQEGDIDEFDSRSDDKGPEPEAIDVGNDLGSTWAFIGMERVGGVMLYDITNPIRPEFVEYSRNLIDAGPEGIDYVSRGDSPFTEPAIVVSHEISGTTTMFRIKRTGGLLSGLLND; encoded by the coding sequence ATGAAATTGCTTTCGGTGAGTGGTGCGATTCTCGCATCGCTGATGTTGGCGGGCACAGCGTTCGCTGGCCCATTGGATTTTCTGTTCGGCACGCCTGCTCTGGAAGAAGCCTGGCGATACACGGCTGCCGGCGGGGAAGGGGCCTCGGAAATCGCGGCGTTCGACGCGTCAACGCAGAAGGTTTTCGTGACGAACGCAGTCGATGGAACGGTCGACGTTTTGGATGCGAGCACCGGTTCTCTGCTGGAACAAATTGAAGCTGGCGACGTCAACAGCGTGGCTTGCTATGAAGGACTTGTGGCGATTGCTATCGCCGCGGAAGAAACGGGCGTCCGTGGCAAAGTGATGTTGGTCGACGCCAACAACTATTCGATCCTGGCCGAGCCAGAAGCAGGTTTCCTGCCGGACATGGTTACCTTCACTCCCAACGGACGCTACGTATTGGTAGCCAACGAAGGCGAACCCAACGACGACTACGATGTCGACCCTGTCGGTTCAATTTCGATCATCGACGTTCGGAAGCCTGGTAATCCCAAAGTGTTTGAAGCAGGCTTTGAATCGTTCAACGGGGACGAAGCCGCATTGAAGGCTGCCGGCGTGCGAATCTTTGGCCCAGGCGCATCAGTTGCTCAAGACTTGGAACCAGAATACATCGCCGTTTCGGCCGATTCACGTACGGCCTACGTCTCGTGCCAGGAAAACAACGCCGTCGCAGTGGTAAGCATTTCTGCGAAGAAGGTGCTGTCCGTCAATCCACTCGGTTACAAAGATCATACGCTGGCAGAAAATGCGATGGATGCTTCCAATCGCGACGAAGGAATCAATATCCAAACCTGGCCGACGAAGGGAATGTATCAGCCAGACGCGATCTCTTCGACGCGGTTCCTGGGGTTCACGTTGATTGCGTCGGCCAACGAAGGAGATGCCCGCGACTACGACGGCTTCTCGGAAGAGGAACGTGTTAAAGACTTGGTTCTCGACGAAGAAGCTTTTCCAGATGCAGAGCTCCTGCAGGAAGATGAAAATTTGGGGCGTTTGAACTCGACGCTGGCAACCGGCGACCTCGATGGCGACGGCGATCACGACGAGATTTACAGCTACGGCGCTCGTTCGTTCTCTTTGTGGCTATTCACCCCGTTTGGCGAAACCATTCAAATTTACGACAGTGGCAACGACTTTGAAACAATCACTGCCGCACTGGTTCCTGATTACTTCAACTCGCAAGAAGGCGACATCGACGAATTCGATTCGCGTAGCGACGACAAAGGACCTGAGCCGGAAGCGATTGACGTCGGCAACGATCTCGGCAGTACGTGGGCGTTCATCGGCATGGAACGTGTCGGCGGCGTGATGCTGTACGATATCACCAATCCGATTCGTCCTGAGTTCGTCGAGTACTCGCGAAACTTGATCGACGCGGGACCGGAAGGAATCGACTACGTTTCGCGTGGCGACAGTCCATTCACCGAGCCGGCGATTGTTGTCTCGCATGAAATCAGCGGCACGACGACGATGTTCAGGATCAAGCGGACCGGCGGACTGCTGTCTGGTCTTTTGAACGACTAA
- a CDS encoding tetratricopeptide repeat protein has translation MMLKQFPFILCLLVLLGSSGCDVSPSGDYLVERGAVYYEQNDYAAAIGELQKSLDKPRSNFTESEVLTLIGNCYVELGEYEEAIRFHNKAIKADPKYHKAYVNKGIVCRIQGDFDEAEKLYSKALELEPEYAELHVSLGALYIHQEQYDKAVAHLEKGVELDDTLAVGHSNLALAYATVGRFADAKKQLKKAILQGYDHPEDIQMRIEAFQSIAKQEEESSGAEVETSDADDASQVLPQ, from the coding sequence ATGATGCTGAAGCAGTTTCCTTTCATTCTTTGTCTCCTCGTGCTCCTCGGTTCGAGCGGCTGCGATGTTTCTCCTTCGGGCGATTACCTCGTCGAGCGTGGTGCTGTTTATTACGAGCAGAATGACTATGCCGCAGCGATTGGTGAGCTGCAGAAGTCGCTTGATAAGCCTCGGTCGAACTTTACTGAGAGTGAAGTGCTGACGTTAATTGGCAACTGCTACGTCGAGCTGGGCGAGTACGAAGAAGCGATCCGCTTTCACAACAAAGCGATCAAAGCCGATCCGAAGTACCACAAAGCGTACGTCAACAAAGGAATCGTATGCCGGATTCAAGGCGACTTCGACGAAGCGGAGAAGCTGTACAGCAAAGCCCTCGAGCTGGAACCGGAATATGCCGAGCTGCACGTCAGTCTCGGGGCACTCTACATTCACCAAGAGCAATACGACAAAGCGGTTGCCCATCTGGAGAAAGGGGTGGAACTGGACGATACGTTAGCGGTTGGTCACTCTAATTTGGCATTGGCCTACGCCACCGTTGGGCGTTTTGCCGACGCGAAAAAGCAACTCAAGAAAGCGATCCTGCAAGGGTACGATCACCCGGAAGATATTCAAATGCGAATCGAAGCGTTCCAATCGATTGCGAAGCAGGAAGAGGAATCATCCGGCGCGGAAGTTGAAACGTCCGACGCCGACGACGCCTCTCAGGTATTGCCCCAATAG
- a CDS encoding DUF2314 domain-containing protein, whose translation MSEAETTIFLTPGEDPAMEKAAEKARQTFKYFWREMAWERRRIIPGLELAVVKATFRDPPEMQSNDPNAMEAEQMWLVDVDFDGRQLTGTLINSPHSLRSVKEGDIVQVSGKQIYDWMYVVFGKVYGGFTVDLIRQQMGSSERRQHDAAWGFDFGQVGIVNLVPPENIGEEPKKQGFFGKLFGSAKEEPQDYKKVAATEHPMSVNMRPSFEEALAGNPEMLNQPDDNGFTFLHQLALAGSLDGVEVCLAHGADPKRPASNGMTPYMLAKSLGWRKVMAKLEEAGGA comes from the coding sequence ATGTCTGAAGCTGAAACCACTATCTTTCTTACCCCTGGCGAAGATCCCGCTATGGAGAAAGCGGCCGAAAAGGCTCGCCAGACGTTCAAGTACTTCTGGCGAGAGATGGCCTGGGAGCGTCGCCGCATCATCCCGGGGCTGGAACTTGCGGTCGTCAAAGCGACGTTTCGCGATCCGCCGGAGATGCAGTCGAACGATCCCAATGCAATGGAGGCGGAACAAATGTGGCTGGTCGATGTCGACTTCGATGGTCGGCAGCTGACCGGCACACTGATCAACTCGCCCCATTCGCTTCGTTCGGTGAAGGAAGGAGACATCGTCCAAGTTTCCGGCAAGCAGATCTACGACTGGATGTATGTCGTGTTTGGCAAAGTCTACGGCGGTTTCACCGTCGACTTGATTCGGCAACAAATGGGCAGCAGCGAGCGTCGCCAGCACGATGCTGCGTGGGGCTTCGACTTCGGGCAAGTCGGAATCGTCAACTTGGTTCCACCAGAAAACATCGGCGAAGAACCCAAGAAGCAAGGATTCTTCGGCAAACTGTTTGGCAGCGCGAAAGAAGAACCGCAAGACTACAAAAAAGTAGCCGCTACCGAGCACCCCATGTCAGTCAACATGCGTCCGTCGTTCGAGGAGGCGTTGGCCGGCAATCCTGAGATGCTGAACCAACCAGACGACAACGGCTTCACGTTCTTACACCAGTTGGCCCTCGCTGGCTCGCTTGACGGCGTCGAGGTTTGTCTCGCCCATGGAGCCGATCCCAAGCGACCAGCCAGCAACGGCATGACCCCCTATATGCTCGCGAAGTCGCTTGGTTGGCGAAAAGTAATGGCGAAGCTCGAAGAAGCAGGCGGGGCTTAA
- a CDS encoding SgcJ/EcaC family oxidoreductase, which translates to MRFLTSTLQKINIAAVGRMVLAGGMLFVLATTASAQQAETKLDPPGEELKTFFQQFEAAFNKHDAAAIAQLWQESGVHRQSSVDATLEGRDAILKAYQQLFKADPEIQLSLTLNSFRVVSPPVVSVKCSTQVVHTDKSVSYSRLSALLFKQGNQWLVSEVDEMDVPVSVTTPGSMLHELAWLVGTWSDATDKLQVTNHVFWGPGGNYLVRDYQIATKQGLGHWGMQIICWDNEKKEIRCWQFEADGSFGEGTYQPADSGSWRCPMVVKLPDGRRASFTQVIRPVSENEISLSLVDMEVDGQALPGSGPDKLVRQSN; encoded by the coding sequence GTGCGTTTCTTGACTTCGACGTTGCAAAAAATAAACATCGCGGCGGTCGGTCGCATGGTTTTGGCTGGCGGAATGCTTTTCGTTCTCGCCACCACCGCATCTGCTCAGCAGGCGGAGACCAAGCTCGATCCACCTGGCGAAGAGCTCAAAACTTTCTTTCAGCAGTTTGAAGCGGCATTCAACAAACACGATGCCGCCGCCATCGCCCAGCTTTGGCAAGAGTCTGGCGTCCACCGTCAATCATCGGTCGATGCGACGCTGGAAGGTCGCGACGCCATCTTGAAGGCTTACCAACAGCTGTTCAAAGCAGATCCCGAAATTCAGTTGTCGTTAACGCTGAATTCCTTTCGCGTCGTTTCGCCGCCGGTGGTTAGCGTGAAGTGCTCGACCCAAGTGGTGCATACTGACAAATCGGTTTCGTACTCGCGGTTGTCGGCCCTACTCTTTAAGCAGGGCAATCAATGGTTGGTCAGCGAAGTGGACGAAATGGATGTTCCCGTTTCGGTCACAACGCCTGGCAGCATGCTTCACGAATTGGCCTGGCTGGTCGGAACGTGGTCGGACGCAACCGACAAGTTGCAAGTCACCAATCACGTTTTCTGGGGACCTGGCGGGAACTATCTTGTCCGCGACTATCAGATTGCAACCAAGCAAGGGCTCGGCCACTGGGGCATGCAGATCATTTGCTGGGATAACGAAAAGAAAGAAATCCGCTGCTGGCAGTTTGAAGCAGACGGAAGTTTTGGGGAAGGAACCTACCAACCTGCAGACTCAGGCAGTTGGCGTTGTCCGATGGTGGTGAAGCTGCCCGATGGTCGGCGTGCTTCGTTCACACAGGTAATTCGTCCAGTTTCCGAGAACGAAATTTCGTTGAGCCTCGTCGACATGGAAGTGGACGGCCAGGCATTGCCTGGAAGTGGCCCCGACAAACTCGTTCGTCAAAGCAACTAG
- a CDS encoding HlyD family secretion protein, which produces MIALFIILYVTGIWLFYIQLKVKPTPINLAVCAVIGVIAVGGIVIFWQFSAPTSSQLVVTRHTIQIVPQVKGPITKIKAQPNVPLTKGKDVLFEIQTEPYQFAVNQSTAALSAAEKSVEQLQSGLKVADASIQEATASLEAAKADLAAKEDANQRSAGAVSALEITQLKAKVAAAEASVQKAGAAREEAGFALETAKQQVDVAQAQLDTATFDLQQCVVYAPADGFVTNWQVREGTMAVPFPFAPMGTFVDTTDVDVVGIFSQNIIKNVAPGDRVEIALKNHPGEVFAGTVDSVLQASGEGQFVTSGQLASAASVKSNGKFAVKIKLDDAEVAQSLPMGTAGMATIYTESGKPFQIISTVTVRIKAWMYYLIPM; this is translated from the coding sequence ATGATCGCTTTGTTCATCATTTTGTACGTGACCGGCATTTGGCTCTTCTACATTCAATTGAAGGTGAAGCCAACGCCAATCAACTTGGCCGTTTGTGCGGTGATTGGTGTTATCGCCGTCGGAGGAATTGTCATCTTTTGGCAGTTCTCTGCGCCTACCTCCAGCCAGTTAGTGGTAACGCGGCATACGATCCAAATCGTTCCTCAAGTCAAAGGGCCAATCACGAAGATTAAAGCCCAGCCCAACGTGCCGCTGACGAAGGGGAAAGATGTTCTATTTGAAATTCAAACAGAGCCTTACCAGTTCGCTGTCAATCAAAGTACCGCTGCGTTGTCCGCAGCAGAGAAGTCGGTCGAGCAGCTGCAATCTGGTTTGAAAGTGGCCGATGCTTCCATTCAAGAAGCCACGGCCAGCCTAGAGGCTGCCAAAGCCGATCTCGCCGCAAAAGAAGACGCCAACCAGCGTTCCGCGGGGGCCGTCAGTGCATTAGAGATTACCCAGCTCAAAGCGAAAGTCGCCGCCGCCGAAGCCAGCGTACAAAAAGCTGGCGCCGCACGAGAAGAGGCTGGCTTTGCCTTGGAAACGGCCAAGCAGCAAGTCGATGTCGCTCAAGCTCAACTCGATACGGCAACATTTGATCTGCAGCAGTGCGTCGTCTATGCCCCAGCGGATGGCTTTGTTACCAATTGGCAGGTACGCGAAGGGACGATGGCTGTTCCCTTTCCGTTCGCCCCAATGGGAACGTTCGTCGATACGACCGACGTCGATGTCGTTGGGATCTTCAGTCAGAACATTATCAAGAATGTGGCCCCCGGCGACCGTGTCGAGATTGCCTTAAAGAACCATCCCGGAGAAGTGTTCGCAGGCACCGTCGATTCGGTTCTTCAGGCCAGCGGAGAAGGGCAGTTCGTCACTTCCGGTCAATTGGCAAGTGCCGCTTCGGTGAAGTCGAACGGCAAGTTTGCCGTGAAGATCAAGCTGGATGATGCCGAAGTGGCTCAGTCTTTGCCGATGGGAACCGCCGGGATGGCAACCATCTATACCGAGAGCGGCAAGCCGTTTCAGATCATTAGCACCGTCACCGTGCGAATTAAAGCCTGGATGTATTACCTGATACCGATGTAA
- a CDS encoding DUF3302 domain-containing protein → MDFATYFAWFVIAVLFFVIVAAIVALGSLPGNIAKQRNHPHATAINAASWIGLALGGITWPLAFIWAFIPFGASPGSAESDVERLREQVAQLQAELATVKKSAN, encoded by the coding sequence ATGGACTTTGCTACGTACTTTGCCTGGTTCGTGATCGCGGTTTTGTTTTTTGTGATTGTCGCGGCGATTGTGGCCCTGGGTTCTTTGCCAGGGAATATCGCCAAGCAGCGAAATCATCCGCATGCCACCGCGATCAATGCGGCCAGCTGGATTGGTTTGGCGCTCGGCGGCATTACCTGGCCGCTGGCGTTTATCTGGGCGTTTATTCCTTTCGGAGCTTCGCCAGGCTCGGCCGAATCGGACGTGGAGCGGCTTCGCGAACAAGTCGCCCAGTTGCAAGCGGAACTCGCAACCGTCAAAAAGTCGGCCAACTAA